The genomic DNA GACCGTGGAAAGAAGGGAAGGGTCATCCGGCTCTTCACCAAGACGGAGAAGGCCTTGGTCGAGAAGATCAATATGGTCAAACGCCATACCCGGCCCACCCAGCAGATGCCCCAAGGGGGAATACTCGAGAAAGAAGCCCCGGTGGCCATCTCGAACCTTCAGGTCGTTTGTGGAAAGTGCCAAAAACCGACCCGTGTCGCGCACAAGGTCCTCGCCAACGGCCAGAAGGTCCGCGCCTGCAAGAAGTGCGGCGAAATCATGGATAAGGAAAAGTAAGATGCCGACCACTACCATCCTGAAGGATCGCTATAAGAGCGAGATCGTTCCGGCCCTCATGAAGAAATTCGAGATCAAGAACGTCATGCAGGTGCCCAAGGTCGAGAAGATCGTCATCAACGTCTGCGTTGGCAAGGCGGCTTCCGAGAACAACATCAAGTTGTTGGACATGGCGGTCGATGAGCTGGCTTTGATCAGCGGTCAAAAGCCGGCCGTGACCCGTTCCAAGAAGGCCATCTCCAATTTCAAGCTCCGGGCCAACCAGCCC from bacterium includes the following:
- the rplX gene encoding 50S ribosomal protein L24, with product MHVHREDTVLILTGKDRGKKGRVIRLFTKTEKALVEKINMVKRHTRPTQQMPQGGILEKEAPVAISNLQVVCGKCQKPTRVAHKVLANGQKVRACKKCGEIMDKEK